Proteins encoded in a region of the Fusarium keratoplasticum isolate Fu6.1 chromosome 13, whole genome shotgun sequence genome:
- a CDS encoding Guanine deaminase, with amino-acid sequence MSSTLVFQGTIIHSLDPENLEILENATLIVHDGRITGLYKCTDEMPQDAIPSAAKLHKLPFGDFLIPGFVDIHNHAPQWPMRGLGQGLHILDWLNDVTFPFEARFADHDYASSMYEYTVEDFLRHGITTASYYGSRHAEATRILANICHKKGQRALVGKCNMDRNAPDYICEEDASASLRETEECIGHIRSLNGNEDALVSPVVTPRFAICCTPELLQGLGDMIRGDDTLAMQTHFNEAQQEIDATKALFPEFGGSEADLYESYGLLNRRAILAHCTIMNDYEKERLKALQCGIAHCPIANMTVGGGFMVAPIRDFLRRGIKVGLGTDSGGGWASQMLAVIRQAMIASNAQEVLSKGGDKTLSLDEAFYLATMGGARVLCLEERIGSLEVGKELDAIWVTTTMGLQSAMAPRDTQDSPRRMFEKFIMTGDDRNMAHVYVRGRRVAGSK; translated from the coding sequence ATGTCCTCAACTCTGGTCTTCCAGGGGACAATCATTCACTCCCTTGATCCCGAAAATCTTGAAATCTTGGAGAATGCGACACTCATAGTCCACGACGGTCGCATCACCGGCTTGTACAAGTGCACCGATGAGATGCCACAAGATGCCATCCCTTCGGCAGCCAAGCTCCATAAACTTCCATTTGGAGACTTTTTGATTCCGGGCTTCGTTGACATACACAACCATGCTCCTCAATGGCCGATGCGCGGTCTCGGCCAAGGTCTTCACATCCTGGATTGGCTTAACGACGTCACTTTTCCCTTTGAGGCACGCTTTGCCGACCATGACTACGCATCTAGCATGTATGAGTATACTGTTGAGGACTTTTTACGTCACGGAATCACTACGGCATCATACTATGGGTCGCGACATGCAGAAGCAACACGAATCCTAGCGAATATATGCCATAAAAAGGGCCAGCGCGCCTTGGTGGGGAAATGCAACATGGACAGGAATGCACCAGACTACATCTGTGAAGAGGATGCATCTGCATCCCTTCGTGAGACCGAAGAGTGCATCGGCCATATCCGATCCTTGAATGGGAATGAGGATGCTCTAGTATCACCTGTTGTGACGCCCAGGTTTGCCATCTGCTGCACACCTGAGCTACTCCAGGGTCTGGGCGATATGATTCGGGGCGACGATACCTTGGCAATGCAGACACATTTCAACGAAGCTCAACAGGAGATAGACGCAACCAAGGCGCTTTTCCCAGAGTTTGGCGGGAGCGAGGCGGACCTATACGAAAGCTACGGGTTGCTTAACCGCAGAGCTATCCTAGCCCACTGTACCATTATGAACGACTACGAAAAGGAGCGGCTCAAGGCGCTACAGTGCGGCATCGCGCATTGCCCGATTGCCAACATGACGGTTGGAGGAGGCTTCATGGTCGCGCCGATAAGGGACTTTTTGCGCCGCGGCATCAAGGTCGGTCTGGGGACGGATAGCGGTGGTGGATGGGCTTCCCAGATGCTTGCTGTCATACGCCAGGCCATGATAGCATCAAATGCACAAGAGGTCTTGTCCAAGGGTGGGGATAAGACACTATCACTAGACGAAGCATTCTACCTCGCGACAATGGGTGGTGCGAGGGTCCTCTGTCTAGAGGAAAGAATAGGCAgccttgaggttggcaaGGAACTGGACGCTATCtgggtgacgacgacgatgggaCTGCAGTCGGCCATGGCCCCGCGAGATACCCAGGACTCACCGAGAAGGATGTTTGAGAAGTTTATTATGACGGGTGATGATCGGAATATGGCTCATGTGTATGTCAGAGGTCGGCGAGTAGCTGGAAGTAAGTAA
- a CDS encoding Fungal-trans domain-containing protein, with protein MTPEIGSLRALKNGDSQYVGSSSGVYFINTVRRAFATTPDAESEERQHASENGERLLNDPSPEDCIVGGDEQVGRNMGLEAGASGEAGITQTNDQRQPATASPSFDLSKLPDYAIARQLVLTYFRIWHPLVPFLHGPECLSQLDALYRDTSTTPLSRLVTFKCIFNIARLESDNIPDLSSISIRSASDLLPTLGLLALQCDIPSIQALLAAQVYFISTMSLRHASSVGGLISRSIFQTGMHRCPFRYWHLSPEDRDMRKRIFWSFYVLDRFLSQSLGHPNGIQDSDIDVCAPGHRDLHEPVAQSVLSPSSAAAADNLILHLPANHPDRRLASPRLRAQSRDPSPEESADLGQNPTETPNGPSRRTVAILQHRRETQSVLENHVRYSQLVGRLLEIFHKSIPDRRADDQTVLFLKADVSAWGNSLTQPRLDSRAKQENPELTPEPTVFPFVLYHYCVLLLNRPTLSLDPSSAEFRAGLQVCIGAASSIIETVGEYSGLGGPLFWPGYMTAVWMSGLILALATWLQSYSPAKAISGVSSALGLLTSMTHRWRMAKDCKEVLSMLLRSIEVDLLIVVGHRALDLVQQNDVPQRVPERVSALKPNPHHKFHPEPLEDHQTPVIHQQRTALSQGQAYETALILGTTTSQETTAATQTR; from the exons ATGACTCCCGAGATTGGAAGCCTCCGAGCCCTCAAGAACGGCGACAGCCAATACGTTGGCAGCTCCTCAGGCGTCTACTTCATCAACACCGTTCGCAGGGCATTCGCCACCACCCCGGATGCAGAATCAGAAGAGAGGCAGCACGCCAGCGAAAATGGAGAACGGCTGCTCAATGACCCGTCACCAGAGGACTGTATCGTCGGCGGAGATGAGCAGGTCGGTCGCAACATGGGGCTGGAGGCTGGAGCATCAGGCGAAGCCGGCATTACCCAGACGAACGATCAACGCCAACCAGCAACTGCAAGCCCATCCTTTGATTTGAGCAAACTGCCTGACTATGCCATAGCCAGGCAATTAGTCTTGACATATTTCCGCATCTGGCATCCCCTCGTCCCCTTCCTCCATGGACCAGAATGCCTCTCCCAGCTAGACGCCCTCTACCGCGACACATCTACCACACCTCTCAGCCGTCTCGTCACCTTCAAAtgcatcttcaacatcgcTCGCCTCGAGAGTGACAATATCCCTGACCtatcctccatctccatccgcTCGGCTTCTGATCTCCTCCCCACGCTAggcctcctcgctctccAGTGCGACATCCCTTCCATCCAAGCCCTGCTCGCCGCCCAGGTCTACTTCATATCCACAATGTCCCTCCGGCACGCGTCATCCGTCGGTGGGCTAATCTCAAGATCCATATTTCAGACGGGCATGCACCGCTGTCCATTCCGGTACTGGCACTTGTCCCCTGAAGACCGGGATATGCGGAAACGCATCTTCTGGAGCTTTTACGTACTTGACCGGTTTCTGAGCCAGTCCCTAGGGCATCCGAATGGAATACAGGATTCTGATATCGATGTTTGTGCGCCCGGTCATCGAGACTTGCATGAACCCGTTGCGCAGTCGGTGCTTTCACCGTCGAGTGCTGCTGCAGCGGATAATCTGATTCTTCACCTGCCGGCCAACCACCCCGACAGACGTCTAGCATCTCCACGACTGCGAGCCCAGAGCAGAGATCCCTCGCCTGAGGAGAGTGCAGACCTAGGGCAGAACCCAACTGAGACTCCAAACGGGCCATCGAGGAGAACAGTGGCCATTCTCCAGCACCGCCGAGAAACCCAGTCCGTTTTGGAAAACCACGTGCGGTACTCCCAGCTAGTAGGAAGGTTACTCGAGATATTCCACAAATCGATACCAGATAGAAGAGCCGACGATCAGActgtcctcttcctcaaagCAGACGTGTCAGCATGGGGAAACAGTTTGACTCAACCACGCCTCGATTCAAGGGCCAAACAGGAAAATCCAGAGCTTACACCAGAACCAACAGTCTTCCCTTTTGTTTTGTATCATTACTGCGTACTCCTTCTCAACAGGCCTACACTATCCCTCGATCCCTCGAGCGCCGAATTCAGGGCCGGCTTGCAGGTATGCATCGGGGCTGCGAGCAGTATCATCGAGACAGTTGGAGAGTACTCGGGCCTTGGGGGACCTTTATTCTGGCCCGGGTATATGACGGCTGTCTGGATGAGTGGCCTCATTTTGGCTCTTGCCACATGGCTCCAGTCATATAGTCCAGCCAAGGCCATATC TGGGGTATCGTCCGCCTTGGGTCTCTTAACTTCTATGACCCATCGCTGGCGTATGGCAAAGGATTGTAAAGAGGTCTTGTCCATGTTATTGAGGAGCATTGAG GTAGACCTGCTCATAGTGGTCGGCCATCGAGCATTGGACCTGGTTCAACAAAACGACGTGCCACAGAGAGTCCCAGAACGCGTCTCCGCTCTGAAACCCAACCCTCACCACAAATTCCATCCAGAGCCCTTAGAGGATCATCAAACGCCCGTAATCCATCAACAGCGAACAGCCCTctcccaaggtcaagcctACGAAACGGCCCTGATACTCGGCACGACAACTTCCCAAGAAACGACTGCTGCAACCCAGACACGCTAA
- a CDS encoding Zn(2)-C6 fungal-type domain-containing protein translates to MTERPMKNQGPNHIRTSGACKACRSRKQKCSGDRPQCVRCRINDVQCQWPQPQKRGPPKHYTATIEKRLIETEAILLALMSQVSDEQLMSAYDYLQQDRQPSANLDEPSDVGNRHGLTWKDKAGPVYWSNYPLNSAEDARRWWADRMSTAANDTPSRQYESIDHALIDTNVASEHGKTTLQDADTSEFRLNELSPGVESPIAHQLSVAQQEDCDARVGESSRAESTLSIHQEAGTSQSQMTHLGQTPTRSTGYQNSRDVGGYESAYLW, encoded by the exons ATGACAGAACGACCCATGAAGAATCAGGGCCCGAACCATATCCGGACCAGCGGGGCGTGCAAGGCCTGCAGGTCCAGGAAGCAAAAG TGCAGTGGAGATCG CCCTCAGTGTGTTCGATGCCGCATCAACGACGTTCAGTGCCAATGGCCTCAGCCACAGAAGCG CGGTCCTCCAAAACATTACACCGCGACTATTGAGAAGCGCTTGATCGAGACTGAAGCCATTCTACTCGCTCTGATGTCGCAAGTATCAGATGAACAGCTCATGTCTGCCTACGACTATCTACAGCAAGATAGGCAGCCAAGTGCAAACCTCGACGAGCCCTCTGATGTCGGAAACAGACATGGACTGACCTGGAAAGACAAAGCTGGGCCCGTATATTGGAGCAACTACCCCCTCAACTCGGCTGAAGATGCCAGACGCTGGTGGGCCGATCGGATGTCGACTGCTGCGAATGACACGCCATCCAGGCAATATGAGTCCATTGACCATGCGTTGATAGATACGAACGTCGCCAGCGAGCATGGAAAGACTACGCTTCAAGATGCAGATACCTCAGAATTTAGGTTGAATGAGTTGAGTCCTGGTGTTGAGTCTCCGATCGCTCACCAGCTGTCCGTCGCGCAGCAAGAGGATTGTGATGCCAGAGTCGGTGAAAGCTCGAGGGCAGAGTCTACCTTATCAAtacatcaagaagcagggaCAAGCCAGTCTCAAATGACGCATCTAGGGCAAACACCAACACGGAGTACGGGATATCAAAATTCCAGAGACGTTGGAGGGTATGAGAGTGCTTACCTATGGTAA